Sequence from the Chrysiogenia bacterium genome:
CAGGGCCTTGGGCTCGGGCGCCTGCTCTTTCAGCGCCTCATGGCCGCAGCGCGTGAGCGCGGCGTCGAGCGCTTTCGCATCGAAGTGCTGCGCGAGAATCACTCCATGCTCGATCTCATCGATCGAACCTGCAGCGAAGCGGTCTGCACGCCGAGCGGGCCGGTGATGCAGATCGAGTTCCGCATTCCCGACGTGCCGCCCCAGGCCGGACCCGAGGACAAGTCCCACCACTCGCCCTTCTACCGGTTCTTTCGCCGGGCGACCGACCAGAGCGAGCTCTTCCAGCGCGCCTCGCGCACGCTCACGCAGCTTCGCGCGAGTTTCCTGATGGGCGAGGGGATGATCGACGAAGAGGATTGAAGCGCCGCCGGCGCTCAGGGCTGCGGGACCGGGCAGCCGCCCAGAATGCGAAAGACATCGGTGTTGTCGAGCCCGTCTCGAACGAGCTGGGCGTTGGGGCCCTGCGCATAGATCGCGACGGGCGTGCTGGTGTGGTTGGTGTGCAGCCAGCGCGCGGGTGGCGGCCATTCACCATTGAAGGTGCGCGGCAGTTTGAGCCCGCCGGTCTCGTGATCGG
This genomic interval carries:
- a CDS encoding GNAT family N-acetyltransferase yields the protein MAERFFNSDYKEHAVLSDGSHVTLRLIRPEDKHLLTEGFSKLSPEARYLRFFTGKGRLTEGELHYFTEVDQEHHFALGALARSEDGKHFGVGVARFVCLKDDPTVAEPAFTILDDWQGLGLGRLLFQRLMAAARERGVERFRIEVLRENHSMLDLIDRTCSEAVCTPSGPVMQIEFRIPDVPPQAGPEDKSHHSPFYRFFRRATDQSELFQRASRTLTQLRASFLMGEGMIDEED